One Kitasatospora sp. MAP12-44 DNA segment encodes these proteins:
- a CDS encoding extracellular solute-binding protein, translating to MRRGIAASALVAALAVSLAACGSSGSSSSTAANGPVTITYWDTSNATNEAPTYQDVAKKFEAANPNIKVNFVNVPFDSAQNKLQTAMGSKGAPDVFRSDVGWTAAFAKAGYLTPLDGTPALADSAAFQPSLLKQASYQGKTYGVPLVTDTLGLLYNKALFAKAGITAAPTTWDALKADAATVKAKTGVDGFEMRAGDGYYAMPLLFGEGTDMVNAAAKKITVNSPQAAAAVETYKSLFTSPGTVKADLTSDGYAHMMDAFNTGKVAAIINGPWEITNIYQGSAFTDKANLGIAAVPAGSAGKPGAPTGGHNIDVYAGSDAAHQAAAEKFAAFMTSAASQTEIAQKNSTLPTRSDAYTPALTADPGIAGFQAILPVAQPRPELPEYSSLFTSIGTNLGKILQNQESTQAGLDATASDYAKLLPDFTK from the coding sequence ATGCGGCGTGGCATCGCGGCCTCTGCCCTCGTTGCGGCCCTCGCGGTCTCTCTCGCGGCTTGCGGCAGCAGCGGCTCCAGCTCGTCCACTGCGGCCAACGGCCCGGTCACCATCACCTACTGGGACACGTCGAACGCCACCAACGAGGCGCCGACCTACCAGGACGTGGCCAAGAAGTTCGAGGCGGCCAACCCGAACATCAAGGTCAACTTCGTCAACGTGCCGTTCGACTCGGCGCAGAACAAGCTGCAGACCGCCATGGGCAGCAAGGGCGCCCCGGACGTCTTCCGCTCCGACGTCGGCTGGACCGCCGCCTTCGCCAAGGCCGGCTACCTCACCCCGCTGGACGGCACCCCGGCGCTGGCCGACTCCGCCGCCTTCCAGCCCAGCCTGCTCAAGCAGGCCAGCTACCAGGGCAAGACCTACGGCGTCCCGCTGGTCACCGACACCCTCGGCCTGCTCTACAACAAGGCGCTCTTCGCCAAGGCCGGCATCACCGCCGCCCCCACCACCTGGGACGCGTTGAAGGCCGACGCCGCCACGGTGAAGGCCAAGACCGGCGTGGACGGCTTCGAGATGCGGGCCGGCGACGGCTACTACGCGATGCCGCTGCTCTTCGGCGAGGGCACCGACATGGTGAACGCCGCCGCCAAGAAGATCACCGTCAACTCGCCGCAGGCCGCCGCAGCCGTCGAGACCTACAAGTCGCTCTTCACCTCGCCCGGCACCGTCAAGGCCGACCTGACCTCCGACGGCTACGCGCACATGATGGACGCCTTCAACACCGGCAAGGTCGCCGCCATCATCAACGGCCCCTGGGAGATCACCAACATCTACCAGGGCTCGGCGTTCACCGACAAGGCCAACCTCGGCATCGCCGCCGTCCCGGCCGGCTCGGCCGGCAAGCCCGGCGCCCCGACCGGCGGCCACAACATCGACGTCTACGCCGGCTCGGACGCCGCCCACCAGGCCGCCGCCGAGAAGTTCGCCGCCTTCATGACCTCGGCCGCCAGCCAGACCGAGATCGCGCAGAAGAACTCCACGCTGCCGACCCGGTCCGACGCCTACACCCCCGCGCTGACCGCCGACCCGGGCATCGCCGGCTTCCAGGCGATCCTGCCGGTCGCCCAGCCGCGCCCCGAACTGCCGGAGTACAGCTCGCTGTTCACCTCGATCGGGACCAACCTCGGCAAGATCCTGCAGAACCAGGAGAGCACCCAGGCCGGTCTGGACGCCACCGCGAGCGACTACGCGAAGCTCCTGCCGGACTTCACCAAGTAG
- a CDS encoding cupin domain-containing protein: MAYYRTVGTVPPKRHTQHRNEDGGLYYEELMGEEGFSSDSSLLYHRAIPSALVDSRIWALPQGKPEPNHPLKPFHFKLHDLFPGEEWRQTDAVRGRRVILANADVRIAYVAAGLPSPLYRNAIGDECVYVESGSGTLETVFGAIEAGQGDYLVIPRATTHRWVPSGEQPLRLYAIEANSHITPAKRYLSKFGQLLEHAPFCERDLRGPVGPLLCDESGDHEIYVKHRGNGSEGVAGTVFVTPTHPFDVVGWDGCLYPYAFNISDYEPITGRIHQPPPAHQVFEGNNFVICNFVPRKVDYHPLSIPVPYYHSNVDSDEVMFYCGGDYEARKGSGIGQGSISLHPGGHTHGPQPGAYERSIGAEFFDELAVMVDTFRPLEIAEGGRASDDGRYAWSWSGRGPQDGGSK, from the coding sequence ATGGCGTACTACCGCACCGTCGGCACGGTGCCGCCCAAAAGGCACACCCAGCACCGGAACGAGGACGGCGGCCTCTACTACGAGGAGCTGATGGGTGAGGAGGGCTTCTCCTCCGACTCCTCACTGCTCTACCACCGCGCCATTCCGTCCGCGCTGGTCGACAGCCGCATCTGGGCCCTGCCGCAGGGCAAGCCCGAGCCGAACCACCCGCTGAAGCCCTTCCACTTCAAGCTGCACGACCTCTTCCCCGGGGAGGAGTGGCGCCAGACGGACGCCGTGCGCGGCCGCCGGGTGATCCTGGCCAACGCCGACGTCCGGATCGCCTACGTCGCCGCCGGGCTGCCCTCGCCGCTCTACCGCAATGCCATAGGCGACGAGTGCGTCTACGTGGAGTCCGGCAGCGGCACGCTGGAGACGGTCTTCGGGGCGATCGAGGCCGGGCAGGGCGACTACCTCGTCATCCCGCGCGCCACCACCCACCGCTGGGTGCCCAGCGGCGAGCAGCCGCTGCGGCTCTACGCGATCGAGGCCAACAGCCACATCACGCCCGCCAAGCGCTACCTCTCCAAGTTCGGGCAGCTCCTTGAGCACGCGCCGTTCTGCGAGCGCGACCTGCGCGGCCCGGTCGGACCACTGCTCTGCGACGAGAGCGGTGATCACGAGATCTACGTCAAGCACCGCGGCAACGGCAGCGAGGGCGTGGCCGGGACGGTCTTCGTGACCCCCACCCACCCGTTCGACGTGGTCGGCTGGGACGGCTGCCTCTACCCGTACGCCTTCAACATCAGCGACTACGAGCCGATCACCGGCCGGATCCACCAGCCGCCGCCGGCCCACCAGGTCTTCGAGGGCAACAACTTCGTGATCTGCAACTTCGTGCCGCGCAAGGTGGACTACCACCCGCTGTCGATCCCCGTCCCGTACTACCACTCCAACGTGGACAGCGACGAGGTGATGTTCTACTGCGGCGGCGACTACGAGGCCCGCAAGGGCTCCGGCATCGGCCAGGGCTCGATCTCGCTGCACCCCGGCGGCCACACCCACGGCCCGCAGCCGGGCGCCTACGAGCGCAGCATCGGCGCGGAGTTCTTCGACGAGCTGGCGGTGATGGTGGACACCTTCCGCCCGCTGGAGATCGCCGAGGGCGGCCGAGCGAGCGACGACGGCAGGTACGCATGGAGCTGGAGCGGGCGCGGCCCGCAGGACGGTGGCAGCAAGTGA
- the fahA gene encoding fumarylacetoacetase yields MTTALQTWVPVPAGSDFPVQNLPYGVFTPLRGGHPVGEPRVGVAIGAHVLDLAAIWAGTPLGADLATGSLNAFLRRGPAEWAYVRERVTTLLTTEDERRLVEANLHRIDEVQLRLPIEVADYVDFYASENHATNLGRMFRPDGEALLPNWKHLPVGYHGRAGTVVVSGTEVRRPSGQRKAPGDPAPVFGPSVKLDIEAEVGFIVGAGSALGEAVGVDDFAEHVFGAVLVNDWSARDIQAWEYVPLGPFLGKSFATSISAWVVPLAALEAARVDTPAQLPEPLPYLAEKQSWGLDLAIEVELNGHTVSRPPFAGLYWSPAQMLAHMTVNGASLRTGDLYASGTVSGTEADQRGSLIELTWNGRDPLTLPDGSARTFLEDGDTVTLRATAPGADGVRIGFGEVTGTVRG; encoded by the coding sequence GTGACGACGGCCCTTCAGACCTGGGTCCCGGTTCCCGCGGGTTCCGACTTCCCGGTGCAGAACCTGCCCTACGGCGTCTTCACGCCGCTGCGCGGCGGGCACCCCGTGGGCGAGCCGCGGGTCGGCGTCGCGATCGGCGCGCATGTGCTGGACCTGGCGGCGATCTGGGCGGGCACCCCGCTCGGCGCCGACCTGGCCACCGGCTCGCTCAACGCCTTCCTGCGCCGCGGCCCGGCCGAGTGGGCCTACGTCCGTGAGCGGGTCACCACGCTGCTGACCACCGAGGACGAGCGCCGCCTGGTGGAGGCCAACCTGCACCGGATCGACGAGGTGCAGCTGCGGCTGCCGATCGAGGTCGCCGACTACGTCGACTTCTACGCCTCGGAGAACCACGCGACCAACCTGGGCCGGATGTTCCGCCCCGACGGCGAGGCGCTGCTGCCCAACTGGAAGCACCTGCCGGTGGGTTACCACGGCCGGGCCGGCACCGTCGTGGTGTCGGGCACCGAGGTGCGCCGCCCCAGCGGCCAGCGCAAGGCGCCCGGCGACCCGGCGCCGGTCTTCGGCCCGTCCGTGAAGCTGGACATCGAGGCCGAGGTCGGCTTCATCGTCGGCGCGGGCTCCGCGCTCGGCGAGGCGGTGGGCGTCGACGACTTCGCCGAGCACGTCTTCGGCGCGGTGCTGGTCAACGACTGGAGCGCCCGCGACATCCAGGCCTGGGAGTACGTGCCGCTGGGCCCCTTCCTCGGCAAGTCCTTCGCGACCTCGATCTCCGCCTGGGTGGTCCCGCTGGCGGCGCTGGAGGCCGCCCGGGTCGACACCCCCGCCCAGCTGCCCGAGCCGCTGCCGTACCTGGCGGAGAAGCAGTCCTGGGGCCTGGACCTGGCGATCGAGGTGGAGCTCAACGGGCACACCGTCTCGCGCCCGCCGTTCGCCGGCCTCTACTGGTCGCCCGCGCAGATGCTGGCGCATATGACGGTCAACGGCGCCTCGCTGCGCACCGGCGATCTCTACGCCTCCGGCACCGTCTCCGGCACCGAGGCCGACCAGCGCGGCTCGCTGATCGAGCTGACCTGGAACGGGCGCGACCCGCTGACGCTGC